One window of Kryptolebias marmoratus isolate JLee-2015 linkage group LG3, ASM164957v2, whole genome shotgun sequence genomic DNA carries:
- the uso1 gene encoding general vesicular transport factor p115 isoform X1, with translation MNFIRGVIAGQAAGPQPTGAETIQKLCDRVASSTLLEDRRDAVRALKSLSKKYRMEVGTQAMDHLINILQTDRSDSEILGYALDTLYNIICNDEEEEQDESEDENAQKQADDLGAQFTEKLIEDPEHVTLLLTLLEEFDFHVRWPGVKLLTALLKNQGAQVQGIILVSPMGVSRLMDLLADSREVIRNDGLLLLQQLTKGNAAIQKIVAFENAFERLLDIITEEGSSDGGIVVEDCLLLLLNLLKNNSSNQNFFKEGSYIQRMKPWFEVGDDNSGWSAQKVTNLHLMLQLVRVMVSPVNSPGATASCQKCMFQCGLLQQLCTILMATGVPADILTETINTVSEVIRGSQVNQDYFASVNAPSNPPRPAIVVLLMSMVNERQPFVLRCAVLYCFQCFLYKNQKGQGEIVATLLPSTIDANSISAGQLLCGGLFSADSLSNWCAAVALAHALQDNLTQKEQLLRVQLATSLGKPPVSLLQQCTNILSQGDKIVRRGSKVQTRVGLLMLLCTWISSCPIAVTHFLHNQDNVPFLTAQISENLGEDERLVQGLCALLLGICIFYNDNSLENYTKEKLKQLIEKRIGKENFVEKLGFITKHELYSRAALKPQPVFPSPEQMLFDHEFTKLVKELEGMITKAVHKSSEEEKEEEEVKKTLEQHDSIVTQYKELIREQDAQIQELREQVKSMAAQNEQMQATLSQQLAQIQQHKDQYNILKLKLGKESQSPSSSQGDGSQVNGLQTEELSQLREQLDELRGQHALLQTQLGDKDALIDSLKSSAQTESPAGGSDDSELLQELEALKNQVQSQLAEINQLKKERQELLRKAESVSSDTAPPSDGTSDAVRAELESRLAAQTSETEKLKESRAEMERQLASATSTVAILQMEKTKLQGELQESKKEQDDLLMLLADQDQKITSLKQRLKALGEPVEDEDDLDARDQTSEDEDEEDED, from the exons ATGAACTTCATCAGGGGAGTGATAGCGGGGCAGGCTGCCGGGCCACAGCCGACCGGAGCAGAGACG ATCCAGAAGTTGTGCGACAGGGTTGCCTCTTCAACGCTTTTAGAAGATCGCAGAGATGCTGTCCGGGCGCTGAAGTCCCTCTCTAAG AAATATCGCATGGAAGTCGGCACACAGGCAATGGATCACCTGATTAACATACTGCAGACTGACAG GTCGGACTCAGAAATCCTGGGTTACGCCTTGGACACGCTCTACAACATCATCTGCAAcgacgaggaggaagagcaaG ATGAATCAGAAG ATGAGAATGCTCAGAAGCAGGCGGATGACCTCGGAGCCCAGTTCACGGAGAAGCTCATCGAGGACCCCGAACACGTAACCCTGCTGCTCACCCTGCTGGAG GAGTTTGACTTCCACGTCCGCTGGCCTGGAGTGAAGTTACTGACCGCCCTGCTGAAGAACCAGGGCGCTCAGGTGCAGGGCATCATCCTCGTTAGCCCCATGG gTGTTTCCAGACTGATGGACCTGTTGGCAGACTCTAGAGAGGTCATTCGTAATGAT GGTTTACTGTTGCTTCAGCAGCTGACCAAAGGCAATGCGGCCATTCAGAAAATCGTGGCGTTTGAGAACGCTTTTGAGCGTCTCCTCGACATCATCACAGAGGAGGGCAGCAGCGACGGAG GTATCGTGGTGGAGGactgcctgctgctgctgctcaacCTGCTGAAGAACAACAGCTCCAACCAGAACTTCTTCAAAGAGGGCTCCTACATCCAGAGGATGAAGCCGTGGTTCGAGGTCGGCGACGACAACTCGGGCTGGTCCGCGCAGAAGGTCACGAACCTCCACCTCATGCTGCAG CTGGTGCGGGTGATGGTGTCGCCGGTGAACTCGCCCGGAGCCACAGCCAGCTGCCAGAAGTGCATGTTCCAGTGTGGCctgttgcagcagctgtgcaCCATCCTCATGGCCACCGGCGTGCCTGCTGACATCCTCACCGAG ACCATAAACACCGTTTCAGAGGTTATCAGAGGCTCGCAGGTCAACCAGGACTACTTTGCTTCTGTCAACGCCCCTTCAAATCCACCGAG ACCGGCTATCGTGGTGCTGCTCATGTCCATGGTGAACGAGAGGCAGCCCTTTGTGCTCCGCTGTGCGGTCCTTTACTGCTTCCAGTGTTTCCTCTACAAAAACCAGAAGGGCCAGGGCGAGATAGTGGCCACCCTGCTGCCCTCCACCATAGATG CTAATTCGATCTCAGCCGGCCAGCTGCTGTGTGGAGGCCTGTTCTCAGCAGACTCTCTCTCCAACTGGTGCGCCGCCGTGGCCCTGGCCCACGCCCTGCAGGACAACCTCACTCAAAaggagcagctgctgagggTCCAGCTGGCCACCAGCCTGGGCAAGCCGCCCGTCTCGCTGCTGCAGCAGTGCACCAACATCCTCTCTCAG GGTGATAAGATCGTCCGGCGG GGCAGTAAAGTCCAGACCAGGGTGGGGCTCCTCATGCTGCTGTGCACGTGGATCAGCAGCTGCCCGATCGCCGTCACGCACTTCCTGCACAACCAGGACAACGTGCCCTTC CTGACTGCTCAGATCTCGGAGAACCTGGGGGAGGATGAGCGGCTCGTTCAGGGCCTCTGTGCCCTGCTGCTCGGTATCTGCATCTTCTACAACGACAACTCGCTGGAAAACTACACCAA AGAGAAACTGAAGCAGCTGATCGAGAAGCGCATTGGGAAGGAAAACTTCGTCGAAAAGCTCGGTTTCATCACCAAACATGAGCTGTACTCGCGGGCGGCCCTGAAGCCGCAGCCCGTCTTCCCGTCTCCGGAGCAGATGCTTTTCGACCACGAGTTCACCAAACtggtgaaggagctggagg GTATGATCACCAAAGCGGTTCACAAGTCCagcgaggaggagaaggaggaagaggaggtgaagaagaCCTTGGAGCAGCACGACAGCATCGTAACCCAGTACAAAGAGCTGATCAGAGAGCAG GACGCTCAGATCCAGGAGCTGAGGGAGCAGGTGAAGTCCATGGCGGCTCAGAACGAACAGATGCAAGCGACGCTCAGCCAACAGCTGGCCCAGATCCAGCAGCACAAAGACCAGTACAACATCCTGAAACTGAAACTAG GTAAGGAGAGCCAGAGTCCGTCCAGCAGCCAGGGAGACGGCTCCCAGGTAAACGGGCTGCAGACGGAGGAGCTCTCCCAGCTCCGGGAGCAGCTGGACGAGCTGCGCGGGCAGCACGCCCTCCTTCAGACGCAGCTCGGTGACAAAGACGCGCTCATCGACAGCCTG AAATCTTCAGCGCAGACAGAGAGTCCAGCAGGAGGATCGGACGACTCAGAGCTGCTCCAG GAACTGGAGGCTTTGAAGAATCAGGTTCAGTCCCAGTTGGCAGAAATCAACCAGCTAAAGAAGGAGAGACAGGAGCTGCTAAGAAAAGCCGAatctgtg tcctcTGACACGGCGCCCCCCAGCGACGGCACGTCAGACGCCGTCAGAGCCGAGCTGGAGAGCCGACTGGCAGCACAGACGTCTGAGACGGAGAAACTGAAG GAGAGCCGGGCAGAGATGGAGCGGCAGCTGGCGTCAGCCACCAGCACGGTGGCCATCCTGCAGATGGAGAAGACGAAGCTTCAGGGCGAGCTCCAGGAGTCCAAGAAGGAGCAGGACGACCTGCTGATGCTGCTGGCAGACCAGGACCAGAAGATCACCAGCCTGAAACAGAGGCTCAAAGCCCTGGGAGAGCCG GTGGAAGACGAGGACGACCTCGACGCTAGGGACCAGACCTCGGAGGACGAAGACGAAGAAGACGAGGACTAG
- the uso1 gene encoding general vesicular transport factor p115 isoform X2, which translates to MNFIRGVIAGQAAGPQPTGAETIQKLCDRVASSTLLEDRRDAVRALKSLSKKYRMEVGTQAMDHLINILQTDRSDSEILGYALDTLYNIICNDEEEEQDENAQKQADDLGAQFTEKLIEDPEHVTLLLTLLEEFDFHVRWPGVKLLTALLKNQGAQVQGIILVSPMGVSRLMDLLADSREVIRNDGLLLLQQLTKGNAAIQKIVAFENAFERLLDIITEEGSSDGGIVVEDCLLLLLNLLKNNSSNQNFFKEGSYIQRMKPWFEVGDDNSGWSAQKVTNLHLMLQLVRVMVSPVNSPGATASCQKCMFQCGLLQQLCTILMATGVPADILTETINTVSEVIRGSQVNQDYFASVNAPSNPPRPAIVVLLMSMVNERQPFVLRCAVLYCFQCFLYKNQKGQGEIVATLLPSTIDANSISAGQLLCGGLFSADSLSNWCAAVALAHALQDNLTQKEQLLRVQLATSLGKPPVSLLQQCTNILSQGDKIVRRGSKVQTRVGLLMLLCTWISSCPIAVTHFLHNQDNVPFLTAQISENLGEDERLVQGLCALLLGICIFYNDNSLENYTKEKLKQLIEKRIGKENFVEKLGFITKHELYSRAALKPQPVFPSPEQMLFDHEFTKLVKELEGMITKAVHKSSEEEKEEEEVKKTLEQHDSIVTQYKELIREQDAQIQELREQVKSMAAQNEQMQATLSQQLAQIQQHKDQYNILKLKLGKESQSPSSSQGDGSQVNGLQTEELSQLREQLDELRGQHALLQTQLGDKDALIDSLKSSAQTESPAGGSDDSELLQELEALKNQVQSQLAEINQLKKERQELLRKAESVSSDTAPPSDGTSDAVRAELESRLAAQTSETEKLKESRAEMERQLASATSTVAILQMEKTKLQGELQESKKEQDDLLMLLADQDQKITSLKQRLKALGEPVEDEDDLDARDQTSEDEDEEDED; encoded by the exons ATGAACTTCATCAGGGGAGTGATAGCGGGGCAGGCTGCCGGGCCACAGCCGACCGGAGCAGAGACG ATCCAGAAGTTGTGCGACAGGGTTGCCTCTTCAACGCTTTTAGAAGATCGCAGAGATGCTGTCCGGGCGCTGAAGTCCCTCTCTAAG AAATATCGCATGGAAGTCGGCACACAGGCAATGGATCACCTGATTAACATACTGCAGACTGACAG GTCGGACTCAGAAATCCTGGGTTACGCCTTGGACACGCTCTACAACATCATCTGCAAcgacgaggaggaagagcaaG ATGAGAATGCTCAGAAGCAGGCGGATGACCTCGGAGCCCAGTTCACGGAGAAGCTCATCGAGGACCCCGAACACGTAACCCTGCTGCTCACCCTGCTGGAG GAGTTTGACTTCCACGTCCGCTGGCCTGGAGTGAAGTTACTGACCGCCCTGCTGAAGAACCAGGGCGCTCAGGTGCAGGGCATCATCCTCGTTAGCCCCATGG gTGTTTCCAGACTGATGGACCTGTTGGCAGACTCTAGAGAGGTCATTCGTAATGAT GGTTTACTGTTGCTTCAGCAGCTGACCAAAGGCAATGCGGCCATTCAGAAAATCGTGGCGTTTGAGAACGCTTTTGAGCGTCTCCTCGACATCATCACAGAGGAGGGCAGCAGCGACGGAG GTATCGTGGTGGAGGactgcctgctgctgctgctcaacCTGCTGAAGAACAACAGCTCCAACCAGAACTTCTTCAAAGAGGGCTCCTACATCCAGAGGATGAAGCCGTGGTTCGAGGTCGGCGACGACAACTCGGGCTGGTCCGCGCAGAAGGTCACGAACCTCCACCTCATGCTGCAG CTGGTGCGGGTGATGGTGTCGCCGGTGAACTCGCCCGGAGCCACAGCCAGCTGCCAGAAGTGCATGTTCCAGTGTGGCctgttgcagcagctgtgcaCCATCCTCATGGCCACCGGCGTGCCTGCTGACATCCTCACCGAG ACCATAAACACCGTTTCAGAGGTTATCAGAGGCTCGCAGGTCAACCAGGACTACTTTGCTTCTGTCAACGCCCCTTCAAATCCACCGAG ACCGGCTATCGTGGTGCTGCTCATGTCCATGGTGAACGAGAGGCAGCCCTTTGTGCTCCGCTGTGCGGTCCTTTACTGCTTCCAGTGTTTCCTCTACAAAAACCAGAAGGGCCAGGGCGAGATAGTGGCCACCCTGCTGCCCTCCACCATAGATG CTAATTCGATCTCAGCCGGCCAGCTGCTGTGTGGAGGCCTGTTCTCAGCAGACTCTCTCTCCAACTGGTGCGCCGCCGTGGCCCTGGCCCACGCCCTGCAGGACAACCTCACTCAAAaggagcagctgctgagggTCCAGCTGGCCACCAGCCTGGGCAAGCCGCCCGTCTCGCTGCTGCAGCAGTGCACCAACATCCTCTCTCAG GGTGATAAGATCGTCCGGCGG GGCAGTAAAGTCCAGACCAGGGTGGGGCTCCTCATGCTGCTGTGCACGTGGATCAGCAGCTGCCCGATCGCCGTCACGCACTTCCTGCACAACCAGGACAACGTGCCCTTC CTGACTGCTCAGATCTCGGAGAACCTGGGGGAGGATGAGCGGCTCGTTCAGGGCCTCTGTGCCCTGCTGCTCGGTATCTGCATCTTCTACAACGACAACTCGCTGGAAAACTACACCAA AGAGAAACTGAAGCAGCTGATCGAGAAGCGCATTGGGAAGGAAAACTTCGTCGAAAAGCTCGGTTTCATCACCAAACATGAGCTGTACTCGCGGGCGGCCCTGAAGCCGCAGCCCGTCTTCCCGTCTCCGGAGCAGATGCTTTTCGACCACGAGTTCACCAAACtggtgaaggagctggagg GTATGATCACCAAAGCGGTTCACAAGTCCagcgaggaggagaaggaggaagaggaggtgaagaagaCCTTGGAGCAGCACGACAGCATCGTAACCCAGTACAAAGAGCTGATCAGAGAGCAG GACGCTCAGATCCAGGAGCTGAGGGAGCAGGTGAAGTCCATGGCGGCTCAGAACGAACAGATGCAAGCGACGCTCAGCCAACAGCTGGCCCAGATCCAGCAGCACAAAGACCAGTACAACATCCTGAAACTGAAACTAG GTAAGGAGAGCCAGAGTCCGTCCAGCAGCCAGGGAGACGGCTCCCAGGTAAACGGGCTGCAGACGGAGGAGCTCTCCCAGCTCCGGGAGCAGCTGGACGAGCTGCGCGGGCAGCACGCCCTCCTTCAGACGCAGCTCGGTGACAAAGACGCGCTCATCGACAGCCTG AAATCTTCAGCGCAGACAGAGAGTCCAGCAGGAGGATCGGACGACTCAGAGCTGCTCCAG GAACTGGAGGCTTTGAAGAATCAGGTTCAGTCCCAGTTGGCAGAAATCAACCAGCTAAAGAAGGAGAGACAGGAGCTGCTAAGAAAAGCCGAatctgtg tcctcTGACACGGCGCCCCCCAGCGACGGCACGTCAGACGCCGTCAGAGCCGAGCTGGAGAGCCGACTGGCAGCACAGACGTCTGAGACGGAGAAACTGAAG GAGAGCCGGGCAGAGATGGAGCGGCAGCTGGCGTCAGCCACCAGCACGGTGGCCATCCTGCAGATGGAGAAGACGAAGCTTCAGGGCGAGCTCCAGGAGTCCAAGAAGGAGCAGGACGACCTGCTGATGCTGCTGGCAGACCAGGACCAGAAGATCACCAGCCTGAAACAGAGGCTCAAAGCCCTGGGAGAGCCG GTGGAAGACGAGGACGACCTCGACGCTAGGGACCAGACCTCGGAGGACGAAGACGAAGAAGACGAGGACTAG
- the uso1 gene encoding general vesicular transport factor p115 isoform X3 — protein MNFIRGVIAGQAAGPQPTGAETIQKLCDRVASSTLLEDRRDAVRALKSLSKKYRMEVGTQAMDHLINILQTDRSDSEILGYALDTLYNIICNDEEEEQDESEDENAQKQADDLGAQFTEKLIEDPEHVTLLLTLLEEFDFHVRWPGVKLLTALLKNQGAQVQGIILVSPMGVSRLMDLLADSREVIRNDGLLLLQQLTKGNAAIQKIVAFENAFERLLDIITEEGSSDGGIVVEDCLLLLLNLLKNNSSNQNFFKEGSYIQRMKPWFEVGDDNSGWSAQKVTNLHLMLQLVRVMVSPVNSPGATASCQKCMFQCGLLQQLCTILMATGVPADILTETINTVSEVIRGSQVNQDYFASVNAPSNPPRPAIVVLLMSMVNERQPFVLRCAVLYCFQCFLYKNQKGQGEIVATLLPSTIDANSISAGQLLCGGLFSADSLSNWCAAVALAHALQDNLTQKEQLLRVQLATSLGKPPVSLLQQCTNILSQGSKVQTRVGLLMLLCTWISSCPIAVTHFLHNQDNVPFLTAQISENLGEDERLVQGLCALLLGICIFYNDNSLENYTKEKLKQLIEKRIGKENFVEKLGFITKHELYSRAALKPQPVFPSPEQMLFDHEFTKLVKELEGMITKAVHKSSEEEKEEEEVKKTLEQHDSIVTQYKELIREQDAQIQELREQVKSMAAQNEQMQATLSQQLAQIQQHKDQYNILKLKLGKESQSPSSSQGDGSQVNGLQTEELSQLREQLDELRGQHALLQTQLGDKDALIDSLKSSAQTESPAGGSDDSELLQELEALKNQVQSQLAEINQLKKERQELLRKAESVSSDTAPPSDGTSDAVRAELESRLAAQTSETEKLKESRAEMERQLASATSTVAILQMEKTKLQGELQESKKEQDDLLMLLADQDQKITSLKQRLKALGEPVEDEDDLDARDQTSEDEDEEDED, from the exons ATGAACTTCATCAGGGGAGTGATAGCGGGGCAGGCTGCCGGGCCACAGCCGACCGGAGCAGAGACG ATCCAGAAGTTGTGCGACAGGGTTGCCTCTTCAACGCTTTTAGAAGATCGCAGAGATGCTGTCCGGGCGCTGAAGTCCCTCTCTAAG AAATATCGCATGGAAGTCGGCACACAGGCAATGGATCACCTGATTAACATACTGCAGACTGACAG GTCGGACTCAGAAATCCTGGGTTACGCCTTGGACACGCTCTACAACATCATCTGCAAcgacgaggaggaagagcaaG ATGAATCAGAAG ATGAGAATGCTCAGAAGCAGGCGGATGACCTCGGAGCCCAGTTCACGGAGAAGCTCATCGAGGACCCCGAACACGTAACCCTGCTGCTCACCCTGCTGGAG GAGTTTGACTTCCACGTCCGCTGGCCTGGAGTGAAGTTACTGACCGCCCTGCTGAAGAACCAGGGCGCTCAGGTGCAGGGCATCATCCTCGTTAGCCCCATGG gTGTTTCCAGACTGATGGACCTGTTGGCAGACTCTAGAGAGGTCATTCGTAATGAT GGTTTACTGTTGCTTCAGCAGCTGACCAAAGGCAATGCGGCCATTCAGAAAATCGTGGCGTTTGAGAACGCTTTTGAGCGTCTCCTCGACATCATCACAGAGGAGGGCAGCAGCGACGGAG GTATCGTGGTGGAGGactgcctgctgctgctgctcaacCTGCTGAAGAACAACAGCTCCAACCAGAACTTCTTCAAAGAGGGCTCCTACATCCAGAGGATGAAGCCGTGGTTCGAGGTCGGCGACGACAACTCGGGCTGGTCCGCGCAGAAGGTCACGAACCTCCACCTCATGCTGCAG CTGGTGCGGGTGATGGTGTCGCCGGTGAACTCGCCCGGAGCCACAGCCAGCTGCCAGAAGTGCATGTTCCAGTGTGGCctgttgcagcagctgtgcaCCATCCTCATGGCCACCGGCGTGCCTGCTGACATCCTCACCGAG ACCATAAACACCGTTTCAGAGGTTATCAGAGGCTCGCAGGTCAACCAGGACTACTTTGCTTCTGTCAACGCCCCTTCAAATCCACCGAG ACCGGCTATCGTGGTGCTGCTCATGTCCATGGTGAACGAGAGGCAGCCCTTTGTGCTCCGCTGTGCGGTCCTTTACTGCTTCCAGTGTTTCCTCTACAAAAACCAGAAGGGCCAGGGCGAGATAGTGGCCACCCTGCTGCCCTCCACCATAGATG CTAATTCGATCTCAGCCGGCCAGCTGCTGTGTGGAGGCCTGTTCTCAGCAGACTCTCTCTCCAACTGGTGCGCCGCCGTGGCCCTGGCCCACGCCCTGCAGGACAACCTCACTCAAAaggagcagctgctgagggTCCAGCTGGCCACCAGCCTGGGCAAGCCGCCCGTCTCGCTGCTGCAGCAGTGCACCAACATCCTCTCTCAG GGCAGTAAAGTCCAGACCAGGGTGGGGCTCCTCATGCTGCTGTGCACGTGGATCAGCAGCTGCCCGATCGCCGTCACGCACTTCCTGCACAACCAGGACAACGTGCCCTTC CTGACTGCTCAGATCTCGGAGAACCTGGGGGAGGATGAGCGGCTCGTTCAGGGCCTCTGTGCCCTGCTGCTCGGTATCTGCATCTTCTACAACGACAACTCGCTGGAAAACTACACCAA AGAGAAACTGAAGCAGCTGATCGAGAAGCGCATTGGGAAGGAAAACTTCGTCGAAAAGCTCGGTTTCATCACCAAACATGAGCTGTACTCGCGGGCGGCCCTGAAGCCGCAGCCCGTCTTCCCGTCTCCGGAGCAGATGCTTTTCGACCACGAGTTCACCAAACtggtgaaggagctggagg GTATGATCACCAAAGCGGTTCACAAGTCCagcgaggaggagaaggaggaagaggaggtgaagaagaCCTTGGAGCAGCACGACAGCATCGTAACCCAGTACAAAGAGCTGATCAGAGAGCAG GACGCTCAGATCCAGGAGCTGAGGGAGCAGGTGAAGTCCATGGCGGCTCAGAACGAACAGATGCAAGCGACGCTCAGCCAACAGCTGGCCCAGATCCAGCAGCACAAAGACCAGTACAACATCCTGAAACTGAAACTAG GTAAGGAGAGCCAGAGTCCGTCCAGCAGCCAGGGAGACGGCTCCCAGGTAAACGGGCTGCAGACGGAGGAGCTCTCCCAGCTCCGGGAGCAGCTGGACGAGCTGCGCGGGCAGCACGCCCTCCTTCAGACGCAGCTCGGTGACAAAGACGCGCTCATCGACAGCCTG AAATCTTCAGCGCAGACAGAGAGTCCAGCAGGAGGATCGGACGACTCAGAGCTGCTCCAG GAACTGGAGGCTTTGAAGAATCAGGTTCAGTCCCAGTTGGCAGAAATCAACCAGCTAAAGAAGGAGAGACAGGAGCTGCTAAGAAAAGCCGAatctgtg tcctcTGACACGGCGCCCCCCAGCGACGGCACGTCAGACGCCGTCAGAGCCGAGCTGGAGAGCCGACTGGCAGCACAGACGTCTGAGACGGAGAAACTGAAG GAGAGCCGGGCAGAGATGGAGCGGCAGCTGGCGTCAGCCACCAGCACGGTGGCCATCCTGCAGATGGAGAAGACGAAGCTTCAGGGCGAGCTCCAGGAGTCCAAGAAGGAGCAGGACGACCTGCTGATGCTGCTGGCAGACCAGGACCAGAAGATCACCAGCCTGAAACAGAGGCTCAAAGCCCTGGGAGAGCCG GTGGAAGACGAGGACGACCTCGACGCTAGGGACCAGACCTCGGAGGACGAAGACGAAGAAGACGAGGACTAG